Proteins encoded together in one Camelina sativa cultivar DH55 chromosome 9, Cs, whole genome shotgun sequence window:
- the LOC104712649 gene encoding LOW QUALITY PROTEIN: MLP-like protein 31 (The sequence of the model RefSeq protein was modified relative to this genomic sequence to represent the inferred CDS: deleted 2 bases in 1 codon) gives MAQIAKSMIEVEIKVSADKIFQAIKGTSRSVPKLSPDKIGDDCKCTKNWTLSVDGKVEKMKERVEIDEANKSMTVFVFDGDVMENYSSFKCNLQIIPKLHGRSIARWSWEYEKLNSESPSPNKYMDFAVYLTKDIESNFLKT, from the exons ATGGCTCAGATTGCGAAATCCATGATAGAAGTGGAGATCAAAGTGTCAGCTGATAAGATATTCCAAGCTATTAAGGGTACTTCGCGCAGTGTACCAAAACTATCTCCAGACAAAATTGGTGATGACTGTAAATGCACCAAGAATTGGACTTTGTCTGTTG ATGGAAAAGtagagaagatgaaggagagagTAGAGATAGATGAAGCTAACAAGTCGATG ACTGTGTTTGTGTTCGATGGAGATGTGATGGAGAATTATAGTAGCTTCAAATGTAATCTTCAGATCATACCAAAGCTACATGGAAGAAGTATAGCTAGATGGAGCTGGGAATACGAGAAGCTTAACTCAGAGTCTCCGTCTCCTAACAAATACATGGATTTTGCAGTCTATCTCACTAAAGATATTGAATctaattttctcaaaacatag
- the LOC104712648 gene encoding uncharacterized protein LOC104712648: MAVIKFVASPSHSLFLLKRALHEPFSFSNSFPSSSSSRITNASKRSDNLETHGSDRVNYEKKRVALNPFPLSSNEIVPQKKKLHLNFQSLFGQRALWRKILFESTKFRSIILLNAITIVYASNIAVVKEVEEIMDPAAFSVVRFVVAAIPFTPFVMRSLSDVKTRNSGIELGFWVSLGYLMQAIGLLTSDAGRASFISIFTIIVVPLLDGMLGAIIPARTWFGAFMSILGVWMLESSGSSPCIGDLFNFLSAVFFGVHMLRTEHISRTTTKDKFLSLLGYETCVVALFSMVWYFGGTWSTILQDYDPSSWTWDSSWESMVAFPWIPALYTGAFSTGVCLWIEMTAMCDVSAKDTAVIYGLEPLWGAGFAWFILGERWGTAGWIGAALVLGGSLTVQLLGSSPPPKKSLEGEESREVIDCASASNKQGRFSTSPIVVRSLKERSKLLEK, translated from the exons ATGGCGGTAATCAAGTTCGTAGCTTCTCCTTCCCACTCGTTATTTCTACTCAAACGGGCTCTTCACGAACCTTTCTCTTTCAGCAACTCCTTTCCCTCATCTTCCTCGTCTCGAATCACGAATGCTTCTAAAAGATCGGATAATTTAGAAACTCATGGGTCCGATCGTGTCAATTACGAGAAAAAGCGTGTTGCTTTGAACCCTTTTCCGTTGTCTTCAAACGAGATTGTCcctcagaagaagaaactacACCTAAATTTCCAATCTTTGTTCGGTCAACGAGCTCTGTGGCgaaagattttgtttgaatcTACAAAATTTAGAAGTATCATTCTTCTGAATGCCATTACAATCGTTTATG CTAGTAACATTGCAGTTGTTAAAGAAGTTGAAGAGATCATGGATCCTGCAGCTTTTAGTGTTGTGAGATTTGTTGTGGCTGCGATTCCCTTCACTCCTTTTGTTATGCGGTCGTTGAGTGATGTGAAAACGCGTAATTCAGGGATTGAGTTAGGTTTTTGGGTTAGTTTAGGGTATCTAATGCAAGCAATTGGTCTTCTAACATCTGATGCTGGACGTGCATCATTTATTTCCATTTTCACT ATAATTGTGGTTCCATTGCTTGATGGTATGCTTGGAGCTATAATACCTGCACGCACGTGGTTTGGAGCTTTCATGTCTATCTTGGGAGTTTGGATGCTGGAATCTAGTGGCTCTTCTCCATGT ATTGGTGACTTGTTCAATTTCTTAAGCGCTGTGTTCTTCGGAGTTCATATGTTAAGGACAGAACATATCTCACGTACTACAACTAAGGACAAGTTCTTATCCCTTCTAGGCTATGAG ACATGTGTCGTTGCTCTCTTTTCGATGGTGTGGTATTTTGGTGGAACATGGTCTACTATTTTGCAAGATTATGACCCATCTTCCTGGACATGGGACTCATCTTGGGAATCTATGGTTGCATTTCCATGGATACCTGCGCTCTACACTGGTGCTTTTTCAACTGGTGTTTGTCTGTGGATAGAG ATGACTGCCATGTGTGATGTATCTGCCAAAGACACCGCTGTGATATATGGTTTGGAGCCTCTTTGGGGTGCGGGGTTTGCATGGTTCATCCTTGGTGAAAGGTGGGGCACAGCTGGTTGGATCGGGGCCGCTCTTGTGCTAG GTGGCAGCCTAACTGTACAGTTGCTTGGATCATCACCGCCACCAAAAAAGTCCCTAGAAGGTGAAGAGAGCAGAGAAGTAATTGATTGTGCCTCTGCTTCCAACAAGCAAGGGCGCTTCTCGACCTCACCTATAGTGGTTAGATCGCTAAAAGAGAGGTCTAAACTATTGGAGAAGTGA
- the LOC104712650 gene encoding MLP-like protein 31 translates to MAEEASSLVGIIETTVELKCSAEKFHDMLVGRPHHVTNATPTNIQGAELHEGEMGQVGAIILWNYVHDGEAKVVKERIESVDPENNQVTYKVIEGDLLKEYSNFVVTLQVTPKEGEPGSVAHWHFEYEKINEEVAHPETLLELAVEVSKEMDVHLLSEE, encoded by the exons ATGGCGGAAGAGGCATCTAGTTTGGTTGGGATCATTGAGACAACTGTTGAGCTAAAATGTTCGGCGGAGAAATTCCATGACATGCTTGTCGGGAGACCACACCATGTCACCAATGCAACTCCAACCAACATTCAGGGTGCTGAGCTGCACGAAGGCGAAATGGGCCAAGTTGGTGCCATCATCTTATGGAATTACGTTCATG ATGGGGAGGCAAAAGTAGTGAAAGAGAGGATCGAGTCAGTAGATCCGGAGAACAATCAGGTTACCTACAAGGTGATAGAGGGTGATTTATTGAAAGAGTACTCGAATTTCGTGGTCACCTTGCAAGTGACCCCTAAGGAAGGAGAACCTGGAAGCGTTGCACACTGGCACTTTGAATACGAGAAAATTAACGAAGAAGTGGCTCATCCTGAAACTCTCCTAGAGTTGGCTGTTGAAGTCTCTAAAGAGATGGATGTACATCTCTTATCCGAGGAATAG
- the LOC104712651 gene encoding MLP-like protein 43, with protein MAEASSLVGKLETEVEIKASASKFHHMFAERPHHVSKATPDKIHGCDLHEGDWGKVGSIVIWNYVIDGKASMVKDMIEAVEPEKNLIKFKVIEGDLMKEYKSFFVTIQVTPKHGGSGSVVHWLFEYEKINEEVAHPENLLQFAVGMSKEIDEHLLTEE; from the exons ATGGCAGAAGCatctagtttggtggggaaGCTTGAGACAGAAGTGGAGATCAAAGCTTCGGCTAGCAAGTTCCATCATATGTTTGCCGAGAGGCCACACCATGTCTCCAAAGCAACTCCAGACAAAATTCATGGATGTGACCTGCACGAAGGTGACTGGGGCAAAGTCGGCTCTATCGTCATCTGGAACTACGTTATTG ATGGTAAGGCAAGTATGGTGAAGGATATGATTGAGGCTGTGGAGCCGGAGAAGAACTTGATCAAGTTCAAGGTTATAGAAGGTGATCTGATGAAAGAGTACAAGAGCTTTTTCGTCACAATCCAAGTGACCCCTAAGCATGGAGGGTCAGGGAGTGTGGTCCACTGGCTCTTCGAGTATGAAAAAATAAACGAGGAGGTAGCTCATCCTGAGAATCTCCTTCAGTTTGCCGTCGGAATGTCCAAAGAAATCGATGAACATCTCTTGACCGAAGAATAG
- the LOC104712652 gene encoding MLP-like protein 43, which produces MAETSSLVGKLETEVEIKASAEKFHHMFAEKPHHVSKATPGRIHGCELHEGDWGKVGSIVIWKYVHDGKVVEGKNRIEAVDTEKNLITFKVIGGVLMKEYKSFAFTIQVTPKQGGPGSIVHWHLEYEKISNEVAHPETLLQFCVDISKDIDEHLLSEE; this is translated from the exons ATGGCAGAAACGTCGAGTTTGGTGGGAAAGCTTGAGACAGAAGTGGAGATCAAAGCTTCGGCTGAAAAGTTCCATCACATGTTTGCCGAGAAACCACACCATGTCTCCAAAGCAACCCCAGGCAGAATTCATGGATGTGAGCTGCACGAAGGCGACTGGGGCAAAGTCGGCTCTATAGTCATCTGGAAATACGTTCATG ATGGAAAGGTAGTAGAGGGGAAGAATCGGATCGAGGCAGTTGATACAGAGAAGAACCTGATCACGTTCAAGGTTATAGGAGGTGTGCTAATGAAAGAGTACAAGAGCTTCGCATTCACAATCCAGGTGACCCCTAAGCAAGGAGGACCAGGGAGTATTGTACACTGGCACCTTGAGTATGAGAAAATTAGCAACGAGGTGGCTCATCCGGAAACTCTCCTCCAGTTCTGTGTCGATATCTCCAAAGATATCGACGAACATCTCTTATCCGAGGAATAA
- the LOC104712653 gene encoding CLAVATA3/ESR (CLE)-related protein 17-like, which yields MTHVLLVRRERHGKNRRWDKNLIMCFFFLFFFFSFQIGLSSSASVGYSRRHFVAFPPPRKALSYSTTATFRGPLNRDNIYGDDKRVVHTGPNPLHN from the coding sequence ATGACTCACGTGTTGTTGGTACGAAGAGAGAGACATGGAAAGAACAGAAGATGGGACAAGAACTTGATcatgtgtttcttcttcttattcttcttcttcagttttcAGATAGGTTTGTCTTCGTCAGCTTCTGTTGGTTATTCTCGTCGTCACTTCGTCGCGTTTCCACCGCCGAGAAAGGCTCTGAGCTACAGTACTACGGCGACGTTTCGTGGGCCATTGAACAGAGATAACATTTATGGAGACGACAAGAGAGTAGTTCACACGGGTCCCAATCCTCTCCACAACTAA